The genomic DNA AGTTGTCATGGAGAAGGCGAAAAACGACTGGATTGGACCCTCTTGGGTTATCCAGGTGATCCCATGACGCACGGGAGCCGCAAACTACAAGCTAACCATTAGGATGTAATCCATGAAACGGTTCTCACACTTGACTATTTTCTTACTGGTCGGCTTTTCAGCGACCAACGGATATGGGCAGACCATGCATCCGACTTTTCCGCTCCTGGACAGCCGGGGTGGAAATGTGCTCAAAACCTCGCGACCGGTCCATTCCGGCCAAACCTGCGGCCAATGTCATGACAGCCGATTCATCTCGGAGAACAGCACCAAGGGGCACGCGACCCAAACAGAAGCGCCTAAAACCATCCTGAACCGATTGAAACAGAACAGTCAACCCTCCCGAACGCTGGGCGAACCAGATCAGGATGGCATGAACTGTTTTCTCTGCCATCTGGCTCAGCCGGACAATGGTGCGCGATTGCAGGCCCTGGCCAGTGGCCAGGCTGACTGGGCGGCCACCGCGACCCTTGCGGCCAGCGGCATCGTCCATAAATCAACGGATGGCTGGCGTTTTGAGAGGAGCGCCTTTAGCGACCAGGACGAACTGCTGCCTGATTTTGCCCAGATGGTGGATCCGCAAAATCATCACTGCGGCTTTTGCCATGGCCAAGTTCATATGTTGCGCAGCGGACCGGTGCTGGTCGAGGCCGGCGTTCCAGAACAGTGGAGCACCTTTACCACCGGCCAAGTGTTCTCGCCCCAGAGAATAAACGAGAGCGGAATCAATCTGGCCAACAAGGAATCGCTGAGCCGTCCATGGGATGTGCACAGTGAACGGCTGCTCGACTGCGTCGCCTGTCATTTCTCCATCAACCATCCGGCCCATCAGCAGGCGGATGCAGATAAACAACCCGGCCACCTGGCCTACTCCCCCCGACGGTTGGACATCAAAGAGTATCTCAATCGACCCAACCATCTCCTCGCCGGCAGCTCGATGCAGCCGTCCGGCCGGATTCCGATGCGGCGGTGCGAAGGATGTCATGATTTCAACAAGGCCCATCCTTGGCTGCCTTTCAGGGCCCGACATAAACAAAGTCTGAGCTGTGAAACCTGCCATATACCGCAACTGTACGCCCCTGCCGCTGCCTCCATTGATCTCAGCACAGACCAGCCGCGGATCCTTTATCGTGGCGCCGAAAACGCCGGAGATGTGATTCACACATTGACGACAGGATATAGCCCCATTATTCTGCCGCGCTCGACCGGCGATGGAGTGAAAAAACTTGCGCCTTTTAATCTGATCACCACCTGGAAGACGCACGAACAAGGCCAATCGCAGCCGCTCACCGGCGAGGTTCAACCGTATTCCATTCATCACAATGTCGCTCATGGCGCCTTTGCAGTCCGTGAATGCCGCAGCTGCCATGATCAGCATTCTATTCTCAGCCGCACGATGTTCCTGTCCTCCCCGCGCTCCGATGCCCCGGCAGAATTATGGAAGGGCAATGAGGTGATTGCCTCCGGCGTCATGATCCGTAACCAAGCGGGCTTTTATTTTACGGCCGATCCGCATCAAGCGGGATTTTATATTCTCGGTCATTCCAAAGCGGCATGGGTTCAATGGCTCGGCGGGGTTGTGTTGGTGCTGACTTTGATCGGCATTTTATTGCATACCGCGTTGCGTATTCGCTCGGCGCGCAAACATCGCACGACGGAGGAGCCCACGCAACTGGTCTTTCTGTACGAAGCTTATGAGCGCTACTGGCACTGGTTGCAGGCGATTGTGATCATCGGTCTGATCCTGACCGGGTTGACCATACACGCCCCGAGCCGCTTTGCCTGGCTCTCTTTCGCCGGCGCCGTCAACCTTCACAACGTGTTGGCCGCTCTGCTGCTCTTCAACGCTTTTCTCTCTTTGTTCTATCATTTTGCCAGCGGCAAGATCAGAACCTATTTGCCTGAACCGAACGATTTTTTCAATCAAATGTTCAGTCAGGCCCGCTACTATCTTTCCGGAATTTTCAAGGGCGAACCGCATCCGTTTGAAAAAAGCGCGCAGAAAAAGCTCAATCCTTTGCAAAAAATCACCTATCTGGTCATTCTCAACGTTCTGCTGCCGTTGCAGGTCATCACCGGCATTCTCATCGCCGGCGCGCAGATCTGGCCGCGGCTTTCGCAGAAATTGGGCGGACTCGGGGTTCTCGTGCCCCTGCACTCGCTGCTGGCCTGGTTCTTCGCCGCTTTTTTAATTTTGCATATCTATCTGACCACCACTGGCCATACCCCATTGGCCAGCATCAAGGCGATGATCTCAGGGTGGGAGAAAGTAGCCCTTCATCCAAAGAAGGAGAACTAAATGGCAATTAAACGTGATCGCAAGCCCGCACGCCCATACCTTCATCCCTATGCAGGCGGCCTCTTTCTGGGCATCGTCCTTTTTCTCTCTTTCTTTCTCAGCGGCAATGGACTGGGAGCCTCCGGCGGACTGAACCGCATCATCGTTTTTTTTGAAGACCTGATCGTTCCCAGCCATGTTGACCGGACACCCTATCTGTTGGAGATGGCCGGCGGTGATCTTAATCCTCTGGATGCCTGGATCATCCCGATGGTGCTGGGCACCATTTTCGGTGGTTTTCTTTCAGGCCTGTTCAACCGCCGGCTCAAGGTGGAGACCAACAAAGGGCCGCGCATCTCGAACAGAACCAGATGGATCATGGCCTTTGTCGGCGGCGCCATCATGGGATACGGCGCCCGCTTCGCCCGCGGCTGCACATCGGGCCAAGCGCTCTCCGGCGGCGCCGTGCTCTCGGCCGGCAGCTGGGTTTTTATGTTCTCGGTTTTTGCCGGGGCTTATGCCCTGGCCTGGTTCCTACGTAAAGCATGGAATTAGGAGCGTTTATGGCACCCTTTCAACTGCAGACCCTTCTGGGTTATTGGGGAATGATGACCGTCTATTTCCTGCTGGGGTTGGGATTCGGCTTTGCCCTGGAGATGTCGGGTTTTGGCAAATCAACCAAACTGGCGGCTCAGTTCTACTTTAAAGAGCTCACAGTGCTGAAGGTTATGTTCACAGCCATCATCACAGCGATGGTGCTGATCTTTTTAAGTTCAAGCCTCGGATTGCTCGACTACAGTAGGGTGTATGTCAACACCACCTATCTCTGGCCCGGAATCGTCGGCGGTCTGATCATGGGCGTCGGCTTTATCATCGGCGGCTTTTGTCCGGGCACTTCGCTGGTGGGCATGGCCACTTTTAAAATCGACGGCCTGTTTTTCGTCCTGGGCGGCCTTTTCGGTATCTTTCTTTTCGGCGAAACGGTTTCGCTGTTCAGCACCTTTTGGAACTCGTCTTTCTACGGCCGGCTGACTCTGTTCGATTTTCTCGGTGTACCGGCCGGCATGGTGGTGGTGGGCGTGGTGCTCATGGCCATCGCGATGTTCTGGGGCGGCGAACATCTGGAGCGGATCTTTGGCGGCCGGGATCTGAAAAAGGAGCCTACATGGCGCTATGCCGCTGCGGCCGCTCTGCTTTTGCTTGCGCTGTTCACCGCTTTCATCGGGCAGCCCAGCCTGGAACAGAAATGGCAAAAGCTGGGAAAACAGAAACAACGAGTCCTCGAAGCCCGCGACGTCTATATCGAACCGGCCGAGATGCTGAGCCTGATGCATGACGACACCCGTGGTCTGGTCATATGGGATGTTCGTTCAGAAAGAGATTTCAACCTGTTTCATCTGCGCTCTGCTGTGCGTATGGACGAGAAGACGCTGCGCACTATCAGCGGAAGCGGGATCGATCCGGCCGCTAACCAGGTGATTGTGATAGTGGGCAATGATGAAACCGCAGCCACCAGGGCCTGGAAGCTGGTGGTTCTGCAGGATATTCCCAATGTCTATATTCTCAGCGGCGGCATCAACCGCTGGCTGCAAACCTTTGCAGCGGAGAGCGGCACGGTTCTGCCAAAAGAGGGCGCGGATGACGAACTGCGCTTTACCTTCAGGGCTGCGTTGGGTGCCCGCCAGCCCGCCGCTGAACCGGAAGAACATCTGCTGAAAACACTCGGCGCATTCACGCCGAAAGTCAAAATGACCAAGGTGGTCAAACGACAGGGCGGATGCGGGTGATCCCAAATGGAAAAAAG from bacterium includes the following:
- a CDS encoding YeeE/YedE family protein, with protein sequence MAIKRDRKPARPYLHPYAGGLFLGIVLFLSFFLSGNGLGASGGLNRIIVFFEDLIVPSHVDRTPYLLEMAGGDLNPLDAWIIPMVLGTIFGGFLSGLFNRRLKVETNKGPRISNRTRWIMAFVGGAIMGYGARFARGCTSGQALSGGAVLSAGSWVFMFSVFAGAYALAWFLRKAWN
- a CDS encoding YeeE/YedE family protein, which produces MAPFQLQTLLGYWGMMTVYFLLGLGFGFALEMSGFGKSTKLAAQFYFKELTVLKVMFTAIITAMVLIFLSSSLGLLDYSRVYVNTTYLWPGIVGGLIMGVGFIIGGFCPGTSLVGMATFKIDGLFFVLGGLFGIFLFGETVSLFSTFWNSSFYGRLTLFDFLGVPAGMVVVGVVLMAIAMFWGGEHLERIFGGRDLKKEPTWRYAAAAALLLLALFTAFIGQPSLEQKWQKLGKQKQRVLEARDVYIEPAEMLSLMHDDTRGLVIWDVRSERDFNLFHLRSAVRMDEKTLRTISGSGIDPAANQVIVIVGNDETAATRAWKLVVLQDIPNVYILSGGINRWLQTFAAESGTVLPKEGADDELRFTFRAALGARQPAAEPEEHLLKTLGAFTPKVKMTKVVKRQGGCG